A region from the Prionailurus viverrinus isolate Anna chromosome E2, UM_Priviv_1.0, whole genome shotgun sequence genome encodes:
- the LOC125153736 gene encoding SIGLEC family-like protein 1 isoform X3, which produces MVMFQAVSPTRLLYSSCSLEKTLQCNCSFHGIPTPSVQWLMEGVPVDVNSTDNIFQVTSTIIGPWTNSTISLIGEPEIVMSLHCEGKNQYGTHTSSIFLLPDKRSVYSVFMKGLIQGIVYGSIASALFFFFLVLLAMKILKWWEDRHIPKARETPIIQKPELPEEPETAMESEAKTPGPQLEGSRERTDHGQTDSQTDQDTCMDRRCGDRPAQPDLTDLQGRSSDFV; this is translated from the exons ATGGTCATGTTCCAGGCGGTCT CACCCACTAGGCTGCTCTATTCCTCTTGTTCCTTGGAGAAGACTCTACAGTGCAACTGTTCCTTCCATGGGATCCCTACACCCTCTGTGCAGTGGTTGATGGAAGGTGTTCCTGTGGATGTGAACAGCACAGACAACATCTTCCAGGTGACTTCCACCATAATTGGCCCCTGGACCAACAGCACCATCAGCCTCATAGGGGAGCCAGAAATAGTCATGAGTCTCCACTGTGAGGGGAAGAACCAGTATGGAACCCATACTTCAAGCATCTTCCTCCTACCAG ATAAACGTTCAGTTTACAGTGTGTTCATGAAGGGGCTGATCCAGGGCATTGTGTATGGATCCATTGCATCGGCActgttcttcttcttccttgTCCTCCTTGC AATGAAGATTCTTAAATGGTGGGAGGACAGGCACATTCCCAAGGCCAGAGAGACCCCAATTATCCAGAAGCCAGAGCTGCCGGAAGAGCCAGAAACAGCCATGGAGTCTGAAGCCAAAACTCCTGGGCCTCAATTGGAA GGCTCCCGAGAGAGGACAGACCATGGACAGACAGACTCCCAGACAGATCAAGACACATGCATGGATCGAAGATGCGGAGACCGACCGGCCCAGCCAGACCTCACAGACCTACAGGGCAGGAGCAGCGACTTTGTCTGA
- the LOC125153736 gene encoding SIGLEC family-like protein 1 isoform X2 — translation MVMFQAVSPTRLLYSSCSLEKTLQCNCSFHGIPTPSVQWLMEGVPVDVNSTDNIFQVTSTIIGPWTNSTISLIGEPEIVMSLHCEGKNQYGTHTSSIFLLPVYSVFMKGLIQGIVYGSIASALFFFFLVLLAMKILKWWEDRHIPKARETPIIQKPELPEEPETAMESEAKTPGPQLESRAPERGQTMDRQTPRQIKTHAWIEDAETDRPSQTSQTYRAGAATLSETLRPETTARSSRIPWADIPPKTPGCWASWSAPTRDTPASCP, via the exons ATGGTCATGTTCCAGGCGGTCT CACCCACTAGGCTGCTCTATTCCTCTTGTTCCTTGGAGAAGACTCTACAGTGCAACTGTTCCTTCCATGGGATCCCTACACCCTCTGTGCAGTGGTTGATGGAAGGTGTTCCTGTGGATGTGAACAGCACAGACAACATCTTCCAGGTGACTTCCACCATAATTGGCCCCTGGACCAACAGCACCATCAGCCTCATAGGGGAGCCAGAAATAGTCATGAGTCTCCACTGTGAGGGGAAGAACCAGTATGGAACCCATACTTCAAGCATCTTCCTCCTACCAG TTTACAGTGTGTTCATGAAGGGGCTGATCCAGGGCATTGTGTATGGATCCATTGCATCGGCActgttcttcttcttccttgTCCTCCTTGC AATGAAGATTCTTAAATGGTGGGAGGACAGGCACATTCCCAAGGCCAGAGAGACCCCAATTATCCAGAAGCCAGAGCTGCCGGAAGAGCCAGAAACAGCCATGGAGTCTGAAGCCAAAACTCCTGGGCCTCAATTGGAA TCTAGGGCTCCCGAGAGAGGACAGACCATGGACAGACAGACTCCCAGACAGATCAAGACACATGCATGGATCGAAGATGCGGAGACCGACCGGCCCAGCCAGACCTCACAGACCTACAGGGCAGGAGCAGCGACTTTGTCTGAGACTCTAAGACCGGAGACCACTGCTAGGAGCTCACGCATTCCCTGGGCAGACATCCCCCCAAAGACTCCTGGGTGCTGGGCCTCTTGGTCAGCCCCCACCAGGGACACACCTGCTTCCTGCCCTTGA
- the SIGLECL1 gene encoding SIGLEC family-like protein 1 gives MAPARLLYSSCSLEKTLLCSCSFYGTPTPSVQWWMGGAPVGANSVDSSVHVTSTIIAPWVNSTISLTEQPKMSTSLLCEGKNQNGTHALSILLMPRKSSFLPQTFMKGLIQGVVYGAIAASLLFFCLIPLMVKHIRMKLAKKIAAVKTEKSPKVRACQEPKLSLKPKEPEKSTITPSSESEILHCLP, from the exons ATGG CACCTGCCAGGCTGCTCTATTCTTCTTGTTCCTTGGAGAAGACTCTTCTGTGCAGCTGTTCCTTCTATGGCACCCCCACACCCTCCGTGCAGTGGTGGATGGGAGGGGCTCCCGTGGGTGCAAACAGTGTGGATAGCAGTGTCCACGTGACTTCCACCATAATCGCCCCCTGGGTCAACAGCACCATCAGCCTGACAGAGCAGCCAAAAATGAGCACAAGCCTTCTCTGTGAGGGGAAGAACCAAAATGGAACCCATGCTTTGAGCATCCTACTGATGCCAA GAAAGagttcttttcttccccagaCTTTCATGAAAGGGCTGATCCAGGGTGTTGTCTATGGAGCCATTGCAGCCTCACTGCTATTTTTCTGCCTCATCCCACTCAT GGTGAAACATATCAGAATGAAGCTGGCAAAGAAAATTGCAGCGGTCAAAACAGAAAAGAGCCCAAAAGTCAGAGCATGCCAAGAACCCAAGCTGTCTCTGAAGCCTAAGGAGCCAGAAAAATCCACAATCACTCCATCTTCAGAGAGTGAGATATTG CACTGCTTACCTTAA
- the LOC125153736 gene encoding SIGLEC family-like protein 1 isoform X1 — MVMFQAVSPTRLLYSSCSLEKTLQCNCSFHGIPTPSVQWLMEGVPVDVNSTDNIFQVTSTIIGPWTNSTISLIGEPEIVMSLHCEGKNQYGTHTSSIFLLPDKRSVYSVFMKGLIQGIVYGSIASALFFFFLVLLAMKILKWWEDRHIPKARETPIIQKPELPEEPETAMESEAKTPGPQLESRAPERGQTMDRQTPRQIKTHAWIEDAETDRPSQTSQTYRAGAATLSETLRPETTARSSRIPWADIPPKTPGCWASWSAPTRDTPASCP; from the exons ATGGTCATGTTCCAGGCGGTCT CACCCACTAGGCTGCTCTATTCCTCTTGTTCCTTGGAGAAGACTCTACAGTGCAACTGTTCCTTCCATGGGATCCCTACACCCTCTGTGCAGTGGTTGATGGAAGGTGTTCCTGTGGATGTGAACAGCACAGACAACATCTTCCAGGTGACTTCCACCATAATTGGCCCCTGGACCAACAGCACCATCAGCCTCATAGGGGAGCCAGAAATAGTCATGAGTCTCCACTGTGAGGGGAAGAACCAGTATGGAACCCATACTTCAAGCATCTTCCTCCTACCAG ATAAACGTTCAGTTTACAGTGTGTTCATGAAGGGGCTGATCCAGGGCATTGTGTATGGATCCATTGCATCGGCActgttcttcttcttccttgTCCTCCTTGC AATGAAGATTCTTAAATGGTGGGAGGACAGGCACATTCCCAAGGCCAGAGAGACCCCAATTATCCAGAAGCCAGAGCTGCCGGAAGAGCCAGAAACAGCCATGGAGTCTGAAGCCAAAACTCCTGGGCCTCAATTGGAA TCTAGGGCTCCCGAGAGAGGACAGACCATGGACAGACAGACTCCCAGACAGATCAAGACACATGCATGGATCGAAGATGCGGAGACCGACCGGCCCAGCCAGACCTCACAGACCTACAGGGCAGGAGCAGCGACTTTGTCTGAGACTCTAAGACCGGAGACCACTGCTAGGAGCTCACGCATTCCCTGGGCAGACATCCCCCCAAAGACTCCTGGGTGCTGGGCCTCTTGGTCAGCCCCCACCAGGGACACACCTGCTTCCTGCCCTTGA